In Dehalogenimonas sp. THU2, the sequence GGCTTTTGCCGACCTATATGGCTTGACGACAAGGACTTTCAAAAATCTTCGGGATACCAAAAAGGTGGCCATTGTGGCTATGAAAATCCCGCTTGCACCTCCTTTTACTACGATCCAAGTCAAAGGGACTTTTCAGAAGTATGAAACTTCAGGCCCGCTGTTTGAAAAGTTTGCCGAAGGCCTGAAGAAGGCGATGGGGGTGGATATTACCGGGATCGGTATTGTCCAAGTGGAATCGATTTTCTCTCAAGCCCCCCAGGACAAAGGTAAAAAACTAGCGTAATTCGGATTA encodes:
- a CDS encoding pyridoxamine 5'-phosphate oxidase family protein gives rise to the protein MATMPKEVIDLFQDPAVPKMVATISRDGELNVTPKTSMTAVDAETLAFADLYGLTTRTFKNLRDTKKVAIVAMKIPLAPPFTTIQVKGTFQKYETSGPLFEKFAEGLKKAMGVDITGIGIVQVESIFSQAPQDKGKKLA